Proteins from one Candidatus Poribacteria bacterium genomic window:
- a CDS encoding PorV/PorQ family protein yields the protein MPLKQDLKLFCIVFFAIIVFPAFAADIHEDAGTVGAAFLKIEAGSRPAGMGGAFAGLANDVNTIYWNPAGLTAVGQRQFTAMQNFSIADISNQFLGYAQKFSDRGTWGASFLGAFTEIERRRRATEEPDSTATVGGFAAGLSLAYLLSPQLSVGATAKTISQQLDVEDSIGAAADVGMLLRIADNRLGVGIAAQNLGVLDTGENLPMNVRGGLAYHVRTQPNPDSGRQPQDIFALAADVNYPIVAGYPTFHLGAENWFYNMLALRVGYSFSQGENPKNGLTAGFGLRRLGEASMQNVNFQFDYAFVPDQAVGNAHRVSLLLRF from the coding sequence ATGCCCCTGAAACAGGATTTGAAGTTATTCTGCATTGTATTTTTTGCAATCATTGTTTTCCCCGCCTTTGCTGCAGATATTCACGAGGACGCTGGCACGGTGGGTGCTGCATTCCTGAAAATTGAGGCTGGTAGCCGCCCTGCTGGGATGGGAGGCGCGTTCGCAGGCTTGGCTAACGATGTCAATACGATATACTGGAATCCCGCTGGATTGACTGCGGTGGGACAACGCCAATTTACTGCAATGCAGAATTTCTCGATCGCAGATATTAGTAACCAATTCCTCGGTTATGCGCAAAAATTCAGCGACAGAGGCACTTGGGGGGCGAGTTTCCTCGGTGCGTTTACAGAGATCGAACGCCGTCGTAGAGCAACCGAGGAACCTGACAGCACTGCCACGGTCGGCGGTTTTGCTGCGGGATTGTCCCTCGCATATCTTTTATCCCCACAGTTGTCGGTTGGAGCAACAGCGAAAACAATTTCTCAGCAACTTGACGTTGAAGACTCAATTGGTGCTGCTGCCGATGTCGGAATGCTTTTGCGAATCGCGGACAATCGGCTTGGCGTAGGAATCGCAGCACAAAACCTAGGTGTTCTGGATACGGGAGAAAATCTGCCGATGAATGTGCGAGGTGGACTCGCTTACCACGTTCGCACTCAGCCTAACCCTGACAGTGGGAGGCAGCCGCAAGACATTTTTGCATTGGCCGCCGATGTCAACTACCCAATCGTTGCTGGGTATCCAACTTTCCATTTGGGTGCGGAGAATTGGTTCTATAATATGCTTGCCCTTCGCGTTGGATATAGTTTCAGCCAAGGAGAGAACCCTAAAAATGGGTTGACCGCTGGGTTCGGGCTGCGCCGACTAGGGGAAGCGTCTATGCAAAACGTCAACTTCCAATTTGACTATGCCTTCGTTCCAGACCAAGCTGTTGGCAATGCTCACCGAGTTTCTCTCCTCCTGCGATTCTGA
- a CDS encoding RimK family alpha-L-glutamate ligase, whose protein sequence is MKIGIISLGTQNHATRRLVEASLAAGHTPKVLNPFGFYLHIGGSGERIYYEETHATDFDVVLPRLSASTAQYGEEVVAHFEWNETPVVNRSYAIANARNKFRALRILAQHGLPVPPSFAAGSARYVDRSVHQTGEYPFIMKPFSGTHGNAILLLDTPVSLRSAIGAMCDLHQDYVVQPFIGESAGNDVRVIVVGGKVVAAMKRTAQEGEFRSNIHRGGQGHPIELQSEYIDTAIRATEAMELNIAGVDLLETLAGPMVLEVNPSPGFEEIETVTGIKVAEAMIAFAVEYSQATRKTN, encoded by the coding sequence ATGAAAATTGGCATCATCTCCCTCGGTACACAAAACCACGCCACCCGACGATTGGTTGAAGCCTCCCTCGCAGCCGGGCACACACCAAAAGTTCTTAACCCATTTGGATTTTATCTGCATATCGGCGGTTCAGGGGAACGTATTTACTACGAAGAAACCCACGCCACGGATTTCGATGTTGTGCTCCCACGACTAAGTGCGTCAACAGCGCAATACGGTGAGGAGGTAGTGGCGCATTTTGAATGGAATGAGACGCCAGTAGTCAATCGATCTTACGCGATTGCAAACGCCCGAAATAAATTCCGTGCCCTCCGCATCCTGGCCCAGCACGGTCTACCTGTCCCGCCTAGTTTTGCTGCAGGTTCAGCCCGTTACGTGGATAGATCTGTGCATCAAACCGGCGAATACCCCTTCATAATGAAACCCTTTTCAGGGACTCACGGCAACGCAATCTTACTGCTCGATACACCGGTGTCGCTGCGGTCAGCGATTGGTGCAATGTGCGATCTCCACCAAGACTATGTCGTCCAGCCTTTTATCGGAGAGTCGGCGGGGAATGATGTGCGAGTGATTGTCGTTGGTGGAAAGGTTGTTGCTGCCATGAAAAGGACAGCACAGGAAGGTGAGTTTCGATCGAACATCCACCGCGGCGGACAAGGACATCCTATTGAGCTTCAAAGCGAATATATTGACACCGCAATCCGGGCTACGGAAGCGATGGAGTTGAATATTGCGGGGGTAGATCTGTTGGAGACGCTAGCAGGTCCAATGGTGTTGGAGGTCAACCCATCACCGGGGTTTGA